The Candidatus Methylomirabilis limnetica genome contains a region encoding:
- a CDS encoding phosphoribosylanthranilate isomerase: MIRVKVCGITSREDAWAAVEAGADALGFIFVKGTPRHIEPEAAAVIVAQMPPFVATVGVFIDRMPEEIDRIMIASGLSLAQLHGAESPADCGRLRVPFVKVIRVQGEYDLEALRTYPQARAFLLDTYVADRPGGTGRTFPWEIAAKAARQVRVILSGGLTPDNVAIAVTQVRPYAVDVCSGVEASPGRKDHQKVREFIERARKADAR, encoded by the coding sequence ATGATACGGGTCAAGGTATGCGGGATTACGTCGCGCGAAGATGCCTGGGCCGCCGTGGAGGCAGGGGCCGATGCTCTTGGATTCATCTTTGTGAAAGGGACCCCTCGGCATATCGAGCCCGAGGCGGCCGCCGTCATCGTCGCCCAGATGCCGCCATTTGTGGCCACCGTGGGGGTGTTTATCGACCGGATGCCCGAGGAGATAGATCGGATCATGATCGCGTCCGGTCTCAGCCTCGCGCAATTGCATGGGGCCGAGAGCCCGGCAGACTGCGGTCGCCTTCGTGTCCCTTTCGTGAAGGTGATCCGGGTCCAAGGCGAGTACGACCTGGAGGCGTTACGCACCTATCCGCAGGCGAGGGCGTTCCTGCTGGATACCTACGTTGCTGATCGACCGGGCGGGACCGGCAGGACCTTTCCTTGGGAGATCGCGGCCAAGGCTGCGCGCCAAGTCAGGGTGATCCTGTCCGGTGGGCTGACCCCGGACAATGTCGCTATCGCGGTGACCCAGGTCAGGCCGTATGCTGTCGATGTCTGTAGCGGTGTCGAAGCCTCCCCAGGCCGGAAAGATCATCAGAAGGTGAGGGAGTTCATTGAGCGAGCAAGAAAAGCCGATGCACGCTGA
- the trpB gene encoding tryptophan synthase subunit beta, which translates to MHAEARHQGPLPDASGHFGRYGGKFVPETLMAALTELEKVYLEAKADPGFQSELQGYLRHYVGRPTPLYFARRLTEYLGGPRIYLKREDLCHTGAHKINNTMGQILLTRRMGKSRVIAETGAGQHGVATATVAARFGLACEVFMGTEDMRRQALNVVRMRLLGAKVTPVESGSRTLKDAINEAMRDWVTNVETTHYILGSVLGAHPYPMMVRDFQSVIGREARAQIMELEGRLPDYLVACVGGGSNSIGLFHDFLDEPAVRMIGVEAGGLGIETGRHAARFATGELGVLHGTMSFILQDGDGQIQETHSVSAGLDYPSVGPEHSYLRDLGRIDFVSATDAEALEAFQLLSELEGLIPALESAHAIAHIKKLAPTLAKDQIVVINLSGRGDKDVEVVAKLLGCEG; encoded by the coding sequence ATGCACGCTGAGGCGCGACATCAGGGCCCGCTTCCCGATGCCAGCGGACACTTCGGCAGATACGGAGGGAAGTTTGTTCCGGAGACGTTGATGGCAGCGCTCACGGAGCTGGAGAAGGTCTATCTCGAGGCCAAGGCCGACCCCGGTTTTCAGTCCGAGCTGCAAGGCTATCTCCGGCATTATGTGGGACGCCCGACGCCCCTCTATTTCGCGCGCCGGCTGACGGAATATTTGGGAGGGCCTCGGATCTATCTCAAGCGCGAGGATCTTTGCCATACGGGTGCGCACAAGATCAATAATACGATGGGCCAGATCCTCCTCACTCGTCGCATGGGAAAGTCTCGGGTCATCGCTGAGACGGGGGCCGGACAGCATGGGGTGGCTACGGCCACGGTAGCCGCGCGGTTTGGTCTTGCCTGTGAAGTCTTCATGGGCACCGAGGATATGCGGCGGCAGGCCTTGAACGTCGTCCGTATGCGCCTGCTTGGCGCAAAGGTTACTCCGGTCGAATCAGGGAGCAGGACCCTGAAGGATGCGATCAACGAGGCGATGCGTGACTGGGTCACGAACGTCGAGACGACACACTATATCCTGGGCTCGGTCCTGGGAGCCCATCCGTACCCGATGATGGTTCGAGACTTTCAATCGGTCATCGGTAGGGAGGCCAGGGCGCAGATCATGGAGTTAGAGGGGCGACTGCCGGACTACCTGGTGGCCTGCGTCGGCGGAGGTAGCAACTCGATCGGCCTGTTCCATGACTTTCTTGACGAGCCCGCTGTTCGGATGATCGGGGTGGAGGCGGGCGGTCTGGGCATCGAGACCGGTCGCCATGCGGCCAGATTCGCGACCGGCGAGTTGGGCGTCCTGCACGGGACGATGAGCTTCATCCTGCAGGATGGCGATGGTCAGATTCAGGAGACCCATTCGGTCTCTGCCGGACTCGATTATCCAAGCGTCGGTCCGGAGCACAGTTACCTCCGAGACCTCGGGCGGATCGACTTTGTCTCGGCCACCGATGCGGAGGCGCTGGAGGCCTTTCAGCTCCTAAGCGAACTCGAGGGCCTCATCCCGGCCCTGGAGAGCGCTCACGCCATCGCCCACATCAAGAAGCTGGCCCCGACACTGG